Genomic segment of Xanthomonas sp. DAR 35659:
CTTCGCGAGTCGCTTCGCGCCGGACCCTCACCCCAACCCCTCTCCCGGCGGGAGAGGGGTTCCCGCTTCACCGCAAGCGCCACCGGCGAATGTGACGATCGGCGATGCCGCGCTGCCAGCCCGACGACGAAAGAGTTGACCGCACCGGGAATAGAACGCGACGCCATGCGTCTCACTGCCAATCGCCGCCGCCACTGGAGTCCCCCATGTCCCTCCCCGATCCCACTTCGCCACCGCCGCGCCCACGCCCCTTGTGGCCGCTGGCGACCATCGCCGCGATCGCCGCCACGCTCGCCGCCGCCTTCGCCTGGAGCGCCGGCTGGCTCGGCGGCCCGCAGCGGCTGACCGCGCAGCGCATGACCGACGCCATCGAGGCCGGCGGCCCGCCGCATCCGGGCTTCCGCCGCGCGCACAGCAAGGGCATGTGCGTGAGCGGGCATTTCGAAGGCAACGGGCAGGCGCGCGCACTGTCCTCGGCACGGGTGTTCACCCAGACCGCGGCGCCGGTGCTGGGCCGCATGTCGATCGGCGGCGGCGATCCGCACGGCGCCGATGCCAGCGCGCGGGTGCGCAGCATGGCGCTGCTGCTGCGCAGCGACGACGGCCAGCAGTGGCGCACGGCGATGAACAGCTTCCCGTTCTTCGTGGTGGCCACCCCGGACGGCTTCATGGCGCAGACCCTGACCGCGCAACCGGACCCGGCCACCGGCAAGCCGGACCCGGCAAAGATGGCCGCCTTCCTGCAGCGCTATCCGGAAGCCAAGAAGTTCCAGCAGTGGGCCAAGACCGCGCCGTGGTCGGACAGTTGGGCCAATACCCAGTACAACGGGGTCAACGCGTTCCGCTTCATCGCCGCCGACGGCAGCAGCCGGTTCGTGCGCTGGTCGATGCGCCCGCAGACGCCGTTCAAGGAACTGTCGGCGGCGCAGCGCGTGCAGGCCGATGCCGATTTCCTCGGCGAGGATCTGCAGGCGCGACTGGCGCGCGGGCCGCTGCGCTGGGACCTGGTACTGACCGTCGCCGCGCCCGGCGATCCGGTGAACGATCCGTCGCAGCCGTGGCCGCAGGACCGGCAGCAGGTGGTCGCCGGCACCCTGGTGATCGATCATGCCGAACCGCAGGCCAGCGGCCCGTGCCGCGACCTCAACTACGATCCGCTGATCCTGCCGCGCGGCATCGCCGGCTCCGACGATCCGATCCTGGCAGCCCGCTCGGCGGTGTATTCGCAGTCCTTCAACCGCCGCGAGCGCGAGATCGGCCGCGGCCAGGCGCCCGAGGCCACCGGCCAGGCGCGGGGAGGTGCGCAATGAGCCGCGCCAACGCCTCCGGGCATTTCAACCTGACCGCGCGCGTGCTGCATTGGCTGATGGCGGCGATGATCCTGACCATGCTGTTCGTCGGCGTGGGCATGGTCGCCTCGGTGTCGCAACGGCCGTGGCTGCTGGACCTGCATCGTCCGCTCGGCATCGCGATCGGGCTGCTGGCGATCGTGCGCCTGGGCAACCGCCTGCGCCACCGGCCGCCACCGTTGCCGGCCGACCTGCCGTGGTGGCAGAAGAGCGCGGCGCTGGCGTCGCATTGGCTGCTGTACGCGTTGATGCTGGCGATGCCGTTGCTTGGCTGGTCGCTGCTGTCGGCCGGCGGCTATCCGATCGTGCTGTGGCCGGGCGTGCAGTTGCCGCCGATCGCGCCGCACAGCCCGGCGCTGTATGCGTGGCTGCGCAGTGCGCACGGGTGGCTGGCCTATCTGTTGTTCGCCACCGTGCTGGGGCATCTGTGCGCGGCCCTGTTCCATGCCTGGGTGCGCCGCGATGGGGTGTTTTCGAGCATGGCGCGCGGGGGTCGGGTGGCAGAGCGGCCGCGTGAGGAGACTTGAGGGAAGTTTGCGCTGTTCCAGGCCATGCGTGATGTTTGGCGATCGGTCTCGATGGGCGTTGTCGGGGGTGCCTGTCGCGATTGAAGTCGCTCCCACAAGTGGCGCCGCGGGGCGCTGATAGGGCTTGTGATGGCTGGCTCTGGCGCGGATGAATGTTCCGACCGGGGCTGGCGTTCTGTCGCGGCTGAAGTCGCTCCTACAAAAGCACTCCGGCCGGCACGCCACCCGCCTTTGTAGGAGCGGCTTCAGCCGCGACGGATCGCCCGGCCGCGCGCGTGCGGCGCGAGCGGATTCAGCGCGGGCGTGCCGCCGGCGTGGCCGTCTCGTCGGCGATGCCGCGGCCGGTGGCGGCCCAGTAGATGCCGCCGTACAGGTGCTCCAGGTAGCGCGCATCGTTGTAGGCCTCGGCCTGGTGGCCGAGCGCGGTGGCGAACACGCGACCGCCGTCGAAGCGGTGGTACCAGGCCACCGGATGCGGCGTGCCCATGCCCTTGGCGACCTGCCCGGGCCAGATCAGCGTCGGGTCGTAGCTGGTCTCGTCCACGGTCAGCAGGGTGACCAGGTCGTCGCTGTACGGCGGGTCGTATTCGTACCACTCGTCGGACCACAGCCAGCGCTGCGGCAGACCGGCGGTGGCCGGGAAGTTGCGGTCGACCACGTCCACCATCGCGGTCTGCAGGTAGGGATGGGTGCGGAACGAACGGCCGATCATGCGGTCGTACCAGTCCCATTGCCCGCGCGCGATGGCGAACGCCTTGTGCACCGCGACCACGCCACCGCCGCCACGCACGTACTTCTGGAAGTTGGCGCGCTGCGCCGGATTCAGGTCGGTGGCGGGCGTATTGAGCAGCACGATGGCCGCGTACTGCGACAGGTCGCCCTCGAAGGCCTCGGCGTTCCAGGCCCACACCAGCTCGAAGTAGTGCTGCCGCGCCATCGCCTCGAACCGCGGCTTGGCCACCGGGATGTAGTCGTGGTGGTAGGTGTTGGGAATCGCCGCGACAAGCACCTTGAACTGCCCGTCCGCCGCCCGCGCGACCGCCGCCGGCCACAGCCACGCCAGCCACAGCGACCATCCCAGGCACAGCACGCGCAGCCAGGTCATCCCGCACTCTCCATCGACAGAAGCCACCGAGCATAGCCAGTGGCGGCTGCGCCACCGCACGGCCACGCACAATTTCATAGGCGCCTGCCGAACCGGCATACCGGCGCAGGCCCGGCAAGGCCATGCCGGCATGGCCTTGCAGAGCCCGCGCCGCTACACTTGCAGGCGTGGGCTTCCCCTGATGTCACGGCCACGAAGCCCGTTCCGAGACCCCGTCCTTCGTCGGCCCGCCGTAGCGGCGGCCGGCTGCATCGACAGCGCCAGCCAGGTGCCGATGCCCCGCAGTACAGGCCGCGCCTGGGTGCGGCGGCCCGCTCCAAGCCAGCCTCCCAACCCGACCATCGCGCGGCGCCGCATGCGGCGCCGGCGACGGCCATGCCTGCTTGCCTGGAGTCCCTGCAATGACCCGTGTCCTCCCCCGCCTTCCACGCCGCTCGGCCCTGGCCGCGGCCTGCCTGATCGCCGCGCTGCCCGCGCTCGCCGCCGAAGCGGCGGCCGACAGCGCCGCCGACAGCGACGTCACCACCCTGGACAAGATCAGCGTCAAGGGCGAGCGCGCCGAAGGCTACAGCGTGCGCAAGACCACCGCCGGCACACGCTTCGAACTGGCACCGCGCGAGATCCCGCAATCGGTGAGCATCATCAGCCACCAGCGCATCGAGGATCAGGGCCTGGACGACATCATCGACGTGCTGGCCAACACCACCGGCGTGAGCAGCACCCAGTCCGACAGCGAGCGCACCGAGTTCTATGCCCGCGGCTTCTACATCGACAACTATCAGTTCGATGGCATTCCCACCACGATGGTGCAGAACTGGAGCTATGGCGACTCCGGGCTGGACCTGGCGCTGTACGACCGGGTGGAAGTGGTGCGCGGCGCCACCGGGCTGATGACCGGCGCGGGCAATCCGTCGGCCTCGGTGAACCTGGTGCGCAAGCACGCCGACAGCGCCGAGCTGACCGGCAGCGTGTCGGTCAATGTCGGCAGTTGGGGCCGCACCCGCAGCACGGTGGACGTGACCACGCCGCTCAATGCCAGCGGCTCGGTGCGCGCGCGGGTGATCGGCAGCTATCTGGACACCGACGCGGAGATGGACCGCTACCAGCAGCGCAAGACGCTGGGGTATGCGGTGATCGATGCCGACCTGAGCCCCGATACCCAGCTGAGCGTGGGCTACGACTACCAGCACAAGAAGGCCACGGGCGTGACTTGGGGCGGCTTCCCGATGTGGTTCTCCGACGGCAGCCCGACCGACTACCCGACCTCGTTCAATCCGTCGCCGGATTGGACCTACTGGGACACTACCAGCAAGCGCGCCTTCGCGACCCTGCAGCACCGCTTCGGCAACGGCTGGCAGGTCAACGTCGGCGCCACCCACGACCGCACCGACGCCGACGACAAGCTGTTCTATCCCTTCTTCGGCGCCGGCTTCGACAAGGCCGGCGGCGGCGGCATCGTGCCGATGGCCGGCTACTACAACACCGAGCGCAAGGTCGATGGCGTCGATGGCTATGTCGACGGCCCGTTCCAGCTGTTCGGGCGCGAACACCAGTTCATGGCCGGCGCGAGCTACAACCGTCGCGAATTCGCCAACCATGGCGACTTCCAGACCGGGTGGGCGCCGCTGGACAACTACCTGGCCTGGAACGGCAGCTTCCCCCAGCCGAACTGGCTGGACACGCTGCCGCTGCAGAGCCGCGGCAGCATCACCCAGAAGGCCGGCTACGCCGCCACTCGCCTGTCGCTGGCCGAACCGCTGAAGCTGATCCTGGGCGCGCGCTACACCGACTGGCGCAGCGCAGGCGAAGGCGCCGATCGCTCGCATGAGGTCACCACGCCCTACGCCGGCCTGGTCTACGCGATCGACGCCGACTGGTCGGCCTATGCCAGCTACACCGAGATCTTCCAGCCGCAGACCGCGCGCGACCGCAACGATCGCTATCTCGATCCGGTCGAGGGTAAGAGCTACGAGGTGGGCATCAAGCGCGCCTGGTTCGACGATCGGCTGAACGCGGCGCTGTCGGTGTTCCGCATCGAGCAGGACAACGTGGCGCAGTTGACCAACGAACCCATCCCCGGCCGTCCGGGCGAGTTCGCCTCCGTCGCCGCGCGCGGCACGGTCAGCCGCGGCGTGGAGTTCGAGCTCAACGGCGAACTGGCGCCGGGCTGGAACGGCAGCCTCGGCGCGTCGCGCTACGTCGCCAAGGACGCCAGCGGCGCGGACATCAACACGCAACTGCCGCAGACCACGCTCAAGCTCTACACCAGCTACACCCCGCGCACGCTTAGCGAATTGACCTTCGGCGGCGGCGTCAACTGGCAGAACCGCATCTATTACGTCGATGCGACCTACGGCCGCTTCGAACAGGAGGCCTATGCGCTGGTCAGCGCGTTCGCGCGCTACCGGCTGGCGGACAACGTGACGGTGCAGGCCAACCTCAACAACCTGCTGGACAAGAAGTACTACACGCAGATCTACGGCTACGGCGCGTGGGGCGAAACCCGCGGCGGATCGCTGACGTTCACCTGGTCGTTCTGATCGGCTTGCCGGCCCGTCGCCACGCGGCGATGGGCCTGCACGCCATCGCCGCTGCCGCTGGCCGACGCCGGCGGCAGTCCGGTTCGCGGCGGTACGGCGTGCGGTGCGCGAACGCCTGTTAGGGCACATCCAATAGTGTCCCTGTAGGAGCGGCTTTAGCCGCGACGGGCGTTACCGGGAACGCCTCGTCGCGGCTAAAGCCGCTCCTACAGGACAAACTGCGTCTGACTTGCATTGTGGCGAAAGCAAGGTCTTAGAGATGCCCTATAGCCAACCCTTCTGCCGCGCCAGCCGCGCCGCCTCGATGCGGTTGCCGACGCCAAGCTTGCCGATCGCCTCGGACAGATAGTTGCGCACGGTGCCGTGCGAGAGCCCCAACTGCGCGGCGATGTCGCCGGCCGAGGCGCCCTCGCCGGCCAGGCGCAGCACCTGGCGCTCGCGGTCGTTGAGCGGATCGGCCTCGGACCAGGCCTCCAGCGCCAGCTCCGGATCGATCGCGCGGCCACCGCGATGCACCTGGCGAATCGCATCGACCAGGCGCTCCGGCGGCGCATCCTTCAACAGATAGCCGCCAACGCCGGCGTCCAGCGCGCGGCGCAGGAAGCCGGGGCGGGCGAAGGTGGTGACGATGACCACGCGGATCGGCAGCTGCTGGCGCTGCACGCGCTGCGCCAGTTCCAGGCCGCTGAGCCCGGGCATCTCGATGTCGGTGACCAGCAGGTCCGGCCGGTGCGCCTGCAGCGCGCGCCACGCGGCCTCACCGTCGGCGGCGCTGGCGACCACGGCGAGGTCCGCTTCCAGGCCCAGCAGCGCGCCCAGCGCGCCGCGTACCATCGCCTGGTCTTCCGCCAGCACTAATCGAATCACGCGACCCCCGATCCTTGTCGGCGCATTGTAGGGCGGCCTGCGCGGTGTCGCTCAACGCAGCGCGGCATCCTCGCAGTCGTGCGGCGGCGGCGTGGGGTCGGCCGCCTGCGCCGGGGTGCGCGGCAACGGCGCCGACGCCAGCAGGCGGGTGCCGCGGCCGCGTTCGGCGTCGATCCGCAGCGACCCGCCCACCGCCTCCAGCCGCTCGCGCATGCCGACCAGGCCGGTGCCCGGCTGCATCGCGCCGCCGCGGCCGTCGTCGCGGATCTCCAGCCAGGCCTGGCCACGCTCGCACCATAGCCGCAACTGCGCATTGCGCGCGGCGGCGTGGCGCTGGATGTTGGTGGCGGCCTCGCGCAGCACCATCGCGAACACCGTCTCCAGCTGCGCGCACTGCGGCAAGGCGTCGACCTGGTAGCGGAACGCGACGCCCGACGATTCCAGCAGCAACTTGGCCGAAGCCATCTCCGCCGCCAACTGCGCCGCGCGAATGCCGCTGACCGCGCGCCGCACCTGTCCCAGGGCGTCGCGCGCGACCCGGCTGACGTCCTCCATCTCCTGCCGCGCCGCCGCCGGGTCGCGTGCCAGCAGGCGCGCGGCCAGGTCCGATTTCAGCGCCACCAGCGACAGGGTGTGCCCGAGCAGATCGTGCAGGTCGCGGCCGATGCGTTCGCGTTCGGCGACCGCGGCCAGCCGCCGCACTTCCTCGTGGCTCAGGCGCAGCTGCGCATCGGCCCGCGCGCGGCGCTCGAAGCTGATGTTCATCAGGCCCACCGCCAATCCGACCAGCACCGCGCTGGCCATGTACAGGGGCGACCAGCCCCGCGACCACCAGGCCCCCGCGAACAGCGCCAGCAACAGCAGCATCGCCAGCAGCGCGCGCGGCGCGGTGAAGCAGAACGGCAGGAACGCGCAGGCGAAGATGATGTAGCACTGCGCGCCGGGGTTGTACGGCAGCAGCACGAAGGCCAGCGCGGCCATGCCGGCCACGCACCAGCGCAGGTAACGGCGATGGCGGTAGTAGGCGCAGTAGTACAACGCCAGGAACACGGCGTAGCTGGTCATGGTCGGCCAGAACCAGCGGGTGAAGTAGTGCGGTTCGTACAACGGGGTCACGAACAGCCAGATCGACCAGATCAACGACAGCCACACGAACCAATGCGCGCTGCGCGTGGCCGCGGTCGACGTCAGGCGCCGGGCGATCAGCGATTCGGGCGAGGCGTGCAGCAAGGCGATCACGGCAGGCTCCAGGGGCGGCGTGGCCGCGCTGCGTAGCATAGCGAGTGAGCGCGGCGGCGGCGCGGCGGGGCGAGTGCGTACGCCTCCGACCACGCCCGGACGTGCTGGCAGGAACCGCCCATCAGCCTTGGCGCAGGCGCCGATGCGCCAGTGCGTAGAACACCACGGTGACCGCCAGCAACGCCGCGAGATGGCCGACGTTGCTGCCGCCGCCATCCTGGCCAACCACGCGCAACGCCAGCTGGCCGAGGTGATACGACGGCCACAGCGGCGCCAGCGTCCCCAGCAGCGGCGGCAGCAGTTGCAACGGGATCCACAGCCCGGACAGGAATGCCATCGGCAGATAGACCAGATTGACCAGCGCCGGCGCGCCGCTCCCGCCGACACGGCTGCCGATGTACAGCCCGATCGCGCAGAACGGCAGCGTGCCCAGCACGTCCACCAGCAGCAGCAAGGCGCGCTGCGGCAGCGCCAGCCGCACCCCGCCGAACAGGCCGCCAAACAATTGCAGCAGCGCCCCGATCGCCAGCGCGAACAGCATCGCCAGCGCGGTACGCGCCAGCAGCAGCGCGGCGGGCGGCACCGGCAACGCGCGCTTGAGGGTCAGCAGGCCACGGTCGCGGTCCAGCGCCAGGCCCACGCCGAACCCGAACAGCGCCGGCGCCATCACCCCGAACACGCCGTAGCTGGCCATCAGGTACACCGCGGCGGCCGCGTTGCCGTGGTTGAGCACCACGCCAAACAGCAGGTAGAACATCGGCGGGAACAGCAGCGTCGGCAGCACGAACGAGGGCGTGCGCAGCCAGCGCAGCAGTTCGTAACGGATTTCGCGCAAAAGCAGTGCGGCATGGTCGCGCAGGAGCAGCGCGGTGGGATCGCGTAGGGGCAGTGCATGATCGTCGGGGAGCGGCGCTGCGTTGTCGCGCGCGATGGAGGCGGCGCGCACGCGCTGCACGGCATCGTCGTGCAGCGCGACCGGCGCGGGATGGCGGGGGTCCGGCGTGTTCATGCGGCCTCCTTGCGGGTGATGGCGAGGAACGCCTCGGCCAGGCCGGCGCGGCGCACTTCCAGTTCGTCCAGCGCCGGGTCGGCGGCGAGCAGCCGCGCCACCACCGGTTCCGCCGGCTCGGCGACGATCTCCAATATGCCGTCGCGCGCCTGCGCGCTGCGCACCTGCGGCCAGGTCGCCACCTGCGCAGCATCCACTGCGCTGCGGCAGCGGATGCTGCGTTGCTCGAAGCGCGCGCGCAGCTGCGCCACGCTGCCTTCGGCGATCAGGCTGCCACGCTGCAGCACCGCGACCCGGTCCGCCAACGCTTCGGCCTCTTCCAGGTAATGCGTGGTCAGCAACACCGCGCAGCCGTCGCCGACCAGTTCCTGGATCGCCCGCCACACCCCTTGCCGCGCCTCGATGTCCAGGCCGGTGCTGGGTTCGTCCAGGAACAGCACCCGCGGCCGGCCGCAGATCGCCAGCGCGAATTGCACGCGCCGCTGCTGGCCGCCGGACAGGCTGCCGTAGCGGCGCGACAACAGGCCTTCCAGCCCCGCCAGCGCCACGCAATCGACGACGCTGCGCGGGCGCCGGTAGTATCCGCGCACCTGCTGCAGCAACTCGCCAGCGCGCAGCGCGTCCGGCAGGCCCGCCGACTGCAGCATCACCCCGGCCTGGCGCCGTGCGTCGAGCGTGCGCGGATCCCGGCCGCACAGGCGCACATCGCCGGCGTCGGCAGCCTGCAAGCCGAGCAGCAACGCCACCGCGGTGCTCTTGCCTGCGCCGTTGGCGCCGAGCAAGGCCAGCAGTTGGCCGCGCTGCAATTGCAGATCGACGCCCTCGAGCGCGACCACCGCGCCGTAGCGTTTGTGCACGGCGCGCAGTTGCGCCAGCGGGAGGGTGTCGGAAGCGGCGTGCATCGATGTGGCCCGGTCGTGGCAGGAGCGCTCATGCTGGGCCAAGCCGCCGCCGGCGCCCAGTGCGGCGCGTCAGCCGCCGTGGGTGACAGCTGTCACTGGCGGCGGCGGCGCGATTGCCGCATGCTGCGGCCCACGCCATGGGGAATGGCGCCGCAGCTGCCGCAGCCCGCGCAGAAAGTGACTTCCGGCAACTGGAATGCGCGCTTCGCCGGCCCACACTGCGCCCACCGATGCATCCAGGGACACGATGAGTACTTCCGCCGATCTGCTCAAGGAACTTCGTATCGACCGCAAGGCGCCGCCGAGCGCACCACCGTCGCGGCGCGGGCTGTGGATCGCCGTGGCCCTGGTCGTGCTGCTGGCGCTCGGCCTGGGCGGCTGGCTGCTGTTCGGCCGCGGCAAGGCCATCGAGGTGACCACCGCGCCGGTGGTGGCGATCGCCGCCGGCGGCAGCAGCGCCTCGGTGCTGGACGCCAGCGGCTACGTGGTGGCGCGGCGCATGGCCACCGTCTCGGCCAAGATCACCGGCAAGGTGCGCGAGGTGCTGATCGAGGAAGGCATGCGCGTGGAACAGGGCCAGGTGATGGCGACGCTGGACCCGATCGACGCCGACGCGCAGCGCCTGCTGTCGGCCTCGCAACTGGACGCGGCGCGCAGCCAGGTCGCGAACATGCAGGCGCAGCTGCGCCAGGCCGAGGCCGATGCGCAACGGTTGCAGACCCTGGCCGGCCAGCAGTTGGTGTCGCGCTCGCAGTACGAGCAGGCGGTGTCGCAGCGCGACGCCCTGCGCGCGCAGTTGCAGAGCGCGCAGCGCAACGTGGTGGTGGCCGGCAACCAGTTGTCGATCTCCGACCTCAACGTGGACAACACCATCGTGCGCGCGCCGTTCTCCGGCGTGGTCACCGCGAAGGCGGCGCAGCCGGGCGAGATCGTCTCGCCGCTGTCGGCCGGCGGCGGCTTCACCCGCACCGGCATCGGCACGGTGGTGGACATGGAGTCGCTGGAGATCGAGGTGGAAGTGGGCGAAGCCTTCATCGGCCGGGTCAAGCCGGGCATGCCGGTGGAAGCCACGCTCAACGCCTATCCGGAGTGGAAGATCCCGGCCGAGGTGATCGCGATCATTCCTTCGGCCGACCGCGGCAAGGCGACGGTGAAGGTGCGCGTGGCGTTGAAGCAGAAGGACGCGCGGATCGTGCCGGAGATGGGCGTGCGCGTGAGCTTCCTGGAGGCGCCGCAAGCGCAGGCGCAGGACAAGCTGCAGGGCGTGCGTGCGCCGGGCGCGGCGATCGTCAAGCGTGGCGGCCAAGACGTGGCGTTCGCGCTGAAGGAGGACAACACGGTCGAGCAGCGCGCATTGAAGACCGGCATCGCCCTGGGCGACGACCGCCAGGTGCTGTCGGGCCTGGCGGCCGGCGACACGGTGGTGCTGGATCCGCCGGAGGGCTTGCGCGATGGCGTCAAGGTGAAGATGGCGGAGGCGACCGAGCAATAGCGGTGGGCGCAAGCGTGTGAGATAGCGCGCGCTGGCGCGAACCATAGCAGGGAGCAGGCTTGTGCTCTGGCTTGTGCTTCTGCCCCTGCTTTGGCTGTTGCTCTGCTTTTTGCTTTTGACTTACCGGGTTCCCTTCCGCAGCGGCGGATGGACCGGGGAAACACCCGAAGGGCGGCGCACATGGATGTGCGCCGTCCGCGGCAGGGGCAGGATGCCCCTTCCGCGGATCCCCGGTGCATCCGCGGACCCGTAGCGCGCAGCGCGGAGGGCGCGAGGCAGGGCGTGCTTTCTTTTGGTTACTTTTCTTTGCACGAGCAAAGAAAAGTGACCCGCCGCCAGGCGGAAGCTCTGGCTTTCGGGTGTCGCTTTGGTTTTGTTTTTGTAGGAGCGGCTTTAGCCGCGACGGACACTTCCTGGAGGAATGTCTCGGTCGCGGCTAAAGCCGCTCCTACAGGGGATCGGTTCTCACGCAACAGCAAGTGCAAGAGCAACAGCAGCAACAGCAGCAACAGCAACAGCAACAGCAACAGCAAAGCAGCATCCGCGTACCGCTTCCGCCCTCGCATCCACCACCCGTCCATTGCCAGGAACACCACCATGTCCACCCTCGTCACACTGCGCAACGTCACCAAGACCTACCAGCGCGGACCCGAGAAAGTACAAGTCCTGCACGGCATCGACCTGGAGATCGAACGCGGCGACTTCGTCGCCCTGATGGGGCCCTCCGGCTCCGGCAAGACCACCCTGCTCAATCTGATCGGCGGCCTGGACACCCCCAGCAGCGGCGAGATCGAGATCGAGGGCGAACGCATCGACCGCATGAGCGGCGGCCAGCTCTCCACCTGGCGCAGCCAGCACGTCGGCTTCGTGTTCCAGTTCTACAACCTCATGCCCATGCTCACCGCGCAGAAGAACGTGGAACTGCCGCTGCTGCTGACCAACCTCGGCGCCGCCCAACGCAAGCGCAATGCCGAGATCGCGCTGACCCTGGTCAACCTCGCCGACCGCCGCAGCCACCGCCCCAACGAACTGTCCGGCGGCCAGCAGCAGCGCGTGGCGATCGCCCGCGCCATCGTCTCCGACCCCACCTTCCTGATCTGCGACGAACCCACCGGCGACCTCGACCGCCACGCCGCCGAGGAGATCCTGCAGCTGCTGCAGCAACTCAATCGCGAACACGGCAAGACCATCATCATGGTCACCCACGACCCCAAGGCCGCCGAGTACGCCAGCCACACCGTGCACCTGGACAAGGGCGAACTGGCCGACGCGCCGCTCTCGGCGCATTGAATCGGCCGCCGACGCGCGCACCCCGCGCATCGGCATCCCGTCCCCTGGAGGATCGAACATGAAGTATTTCTCGTTGATCTGGGCGCAGCTGTTCCGCAGCAAGACCCGCACCCTGCTGACCCTGCTGTCGGTGGTGGCCGCGTTCCTGCTGTTCGGCATGCTCGACTCGGTGCGCGTGGCGTTCAATTCCGGCGGCAGCGTCGAAGGCGCCAACCGCCTGATCGTGTCCTCGCGGCTGTCGATCACCCAGTCGCTGCCGGTCAGCCTGCAATCGCAGATCGAATCGGTGCCCGGGGTGAAGAAGGTCACCTACGCCATGTGGTTCGGCGGCATCTACCAGGACCCGAAGAACTTCTTCCCCAATTTCTCGGTGGCGCCGAACTTCTTCGACGTCTACAGCGAATACGACGTGCCGCCGGCGCAGCTCAAGGCGTTCCGCGAGACCCGCACCGCCGCGGCGGTGGGCGCGGCGCTGGCCAAGAAGCACGGCTGGAAGATCGGCGACACCATCCCGCTGCAGGCCACCATCTTCCCGCGCGGCGGCAGCAACGACTGGCCGCTGACCCTGACCACCATCTTCAAGGTCAAGGACCAGAAGAACGTGCAGGCCGAAAACCAGTTGATGATGAACTGGAAGTACTTCGATGAGTCCAACGACTACATCAAGAACAAGGTCAGCTGGTACACGGTGCAGTTGGGCAACGCCGACCAGGCCTCGCGGGTGGCGCAGGCGATCGATGCCTTGTCGCTCAACTCCGACCACGAGACCAAGAGCCAGACCGAGGCCGCGTTTTCGCAGGCCTTCGCCAAGCAATTCGCCGACATCGGCCTGATCGTCACCGCGATCATGGCCGCGGTGTTCTTCACCCTGCTGCTGCTGACCGGCAACACCATGGCGCAGGCGGTGCGCGAGCGCATCCCGGAACTGGCGGTGCTCAAGACCCTCGGCTTCCGCGACGGCACCGTGCTGACCCTGGTGATGGTGGAGTCGGTGCTGCTGATCGTGCTCGGCGGCCTGATCGGCATGGGCCTGGCGGCGCTGATCATCCCCGGCGTGGCCGCGGCCAGTGGCGGCATGATGCCGATGCGCAGCGTGCCGGGGCAGACCTGGCTGGTGGCGCTGGGGCTGATGGTCGCCATCGGCATCGTGGTCGGCCTGCTGCCGGCGCTGCGCGCGCAACGGCTGAAGATCGTGGACGCGCTGGCCGGGCGCTGAGCCCGCCGCCGCACCGCTCCCTTTCGCATATTCGGAAGACGCCCTGATGAAACTCAAACTCTGGCTGGGAAACCTGCTCTCGCTGCTGTTGCTCGGCCTCGGGCTGGCGCTGTGGATCGCCCTGCCCTGGTACGGCGTGCTCGCACTGGCGCTCGGCGTGGCGCTGTGGCTGCTGCTGACCCGCGGCGGCCGCCTGGCGCTGGCCGCCACCCGCATCGGCGTGGCCAGCCTGCCGCAGCGCTGGGGCGCCTCATCGGTGATCGTGGTCGGCATCGCCGGCGTGGTCGGCGTGCTGGTGGCGATGCTGGCGATGGGCGAAGGCTTCCAGGCCACGCTCAGCAGCACCGGCGACGACACCACCGCCATCGTGCTGCGCGGCGGCTCCGGCGCCGAGACCAATTCGGTGATCACCCGCGACCAGG
This window contains:
- a CDS encoding ABC transporter permease, with the protein product MKYFSLIWAQLFRSKTRTLLTLLSVVAAFLLFGMLDSVRVAFNSGGSVEGANRLIVSSRLSITQSLPVSLQSQIESVPGVKKVTYAMWFGGIYQDPKNFFPNFSVAPNFFDVYSEYDVPPAQLKAFRETRTAAAVGAALAKKHGWKIGDTIPLQATIFPRGGSNDWPLTLTTIFKVKDQKNVQAENQLMMNWKYFDESNDYIKNKVSWYTVQLGNADQASRVAQAIDALSLNSDHETKSQTEAAFSQAFAKQFADIGLIVTAIMAAVFFTLLLLTGNTMAQAVRERIPELAVLKTLGFRDGTVLTLVMVESVLLIVLGGLIGMGLAALIIPGVAAASGGMMPMRSVPGQTWLVALGLMVAIGIVVGLLPALRAQRLKIVDALAGR